In Arthrobacter sp. CDRTa11, one DNA window encodes the following:
- a CDS encoding PxKF domain-containing protein: protein MRGAAAVAAGSLLLASAGVVYADQIHNTLDAGIDAEAEIMPLNAGGATGATTLALFATGEDGKNGCNLTGQNTLTLGLSSGDEGVATVSPSEVTFTSCGFTQPLTITPLTAGSTSVTARIISNSTTYTFDVLPASFTVNVTAPAPSNEAPVLSISGVTAGASYDKGFVPAALCDVSDKEDGDSSFPATLGAVIGDDSAGGIGTQEASCEYIDDGGLKASSSVTYSIVDATAPEISYTLSPATANGLAGWYRTAVTLTWSVTESDSLSTLRLDGCDNLTISADQLPANYTCTATSSGGTSGPVTVPIKKDGTAPSVSYTSATGTEGNDGWYTSNVNALFTATDATSGPASATQTVTSSGEGSTIAVQSPAFTDNAGNMTAAGAASHSFKIDKTAPVVSYTSAAGTVGTNGWYKSDVEATFTGTDGSSGPLSATKAATSATEGASVLIESPAFEDVAGNKTPAGAASQAFKIDKTAPSVALSSTVATGYFGSTAPAPECVGSDGLSGLASCVVTGYETKVGNHVLTATATDLAGNTATATQRYSVLAWTLKGFYQPVDMNGVLNTVKGGSTVPAKFEVFAGDTEITDPSNMAFSMARITCSLALPQDDIETTATGSTSLRYDATAGQFVYNWKTPTGAGTCYQLTMRTPDGSSISANFKLK from the coding sequence TTGAGGGGGGCGGCTGCAGTTGCTGCCGGATCCCTCCTCCTGGCAAGCGCCGGTGTGGTGTATGCGGACCAAATCCATAACACCCTTGATGCCGGTATTGATGCCGAGGCGGAAATCATGCCGTTGAATGCAGGCGGGGCGACCGGCGCCACGACGCTGGCTCTCTTCGCCACTGGCGAGGATGGCAAGAACGGTTGCAACCTCACGGGGCAAAACACCCTAACTCTCGGCCTTTCCTCCGGTGACGAGGGCGTAGCTACGGTGTCACCTTCGGAAGTAACCTTCACTTCGTGTGGATTCACCCAACCGCTCACCATCACGCCACTCACCGCCGGTTCGACCAGTGTGACGGCCAGGATCATCAGTAACTCCACCACCTATACGTTCGACGTCCTTCCTGCCAGCTTCACCGTCAACGTCACAGCCCCTGCCCCATCGAACGAGGCTCCCGTCCTGTCCATCAGCGGTGTCACCGCCGGGGCCTCCTATGACAAGGGCTTCGTTCCCGCCGCATTATGCGACGTATCCGATAAGGAAGACGGCGACAGTTCCTTCCCCGCAACCCTCGGCGCCGTCATCGGCGATGACTCTGCTGGCGGAATCGGGACCCAGGAAGCAAGCTGTGAGTACATCGACGATGGCGGACTCAAGGCCTCAAGCTCGGTGACCTACAGCATCGTTGACGCCACCGCCCCGGAGATCAGTTACACGCTCAGCCCCGCCACGGCAAACGGGCTGGCGGGCTGGTACCGGACGGCTGTGACCCTCACCTGGAGCGTTACTGAATCCGATTCGCTCAGCACACTGCGGCTGGACGGCTGCGACAACCTGACCATCTCAGCTGACCAGCTGCCCGCCAATTACACCTGCACGGCAACAAGCAGCGGCGGCACCAGCGGCCCGGTCACCGTGCCCATCAAGAAGGATGGAACCGCCCCCTCCGTCAGCTACACGAGCGCAACGGGAACCGAAGGCAACGACGGCTGGTACACCTCCAACGTGAACGCCCTGTTCACTGCTACGGATGCAACGTCCGGCCCGGCCTCCGCCACCCAGACTGTGACCTCCAGCGGCGAAGGCTCCACAATCGCCGTCCAAAGTCCCGCTTTCACGGATAACGCAGGCAACATGACCGCTGCCGGTGCTGCTTCGCACTCGTTCAAGATCGACAAGACAGCCCCGGTGGTTTCCTACACCTCAGCTGCCGGAACGGTGGGAACCAACGGCTGGTACAAGAGCGACGTCGAGGCCACCTTCACGGGGACCGATGGAAGCTCGGGCCCGCTGTCCGCAACGAAGGCCGCAACCTCGGCTACGGAAGGGGCCTCGGTCCTCATCGAGAGCCCGGCGTTCGAGGACGTGGCCGGCAACAAGACCCCCGCCGGTGCCGCCAGCCAGGCTTTCAAGATCGACAAGACTGCCCCCAGTGTTGCGTTGAGCTCCACGGTGGCCACCGGCTACTTTGGATCCACGGCACCGGCACCGGAGTGCGTCGGCTCGGATGGACTGTCAGGCCTGGCAAGCTGTGTGGTCACCGGCTACGAAACCAAGGTGGGTAACCACGTCCTCACGGCCACCGCGACTGACCTTGCCGGGAACACCGCCACGGCAACCCAGAGGTACAGCGTCCTGGCCTGGACCCTGAAGGGCTTCTACCAGCCGGTGGACATGAATGGAGTCCTCAATACGGTCAAGGGTGGAAGCACCGTACCGGCAAAGTTCGAAGTTTTTGCCGGTGATACCGAGATTACCGACCCCAGCAATATGGCCTTCTCGATGGCCAGGATCACCTGCTCGCTGGCTCTTCCTCAGGACGACATCGAAACGACCGCCACTGGCAGCACGTCGCTTCGGTATGATGCCACGGCCGGGCAGTTCGTCTACAACTGGAAAACGCCCACCGGCGCCGGCACCTGCTATCAGCTCACCATGAGGACACCTGACGGCAGTTCCATCAGCGCCAACTTCAAGCTGAAGTAG
- a CDS encoding helicase HerA-like domain-containing protein, with translation MAKKTTAEKVATIQQGYTLEGATIELGAAIIDGELHKDAQVRLPLAMMNRHGLVAGATGTGKTVTLHMMAEQLSAAGVPVFLADIKGDLSGLATAATGSGKLSARTDSIGQVWAGRTFPVEFLALGGDGNGIPVRATVTSFGPILLSRVMELNDTQESSLQLVFHFADKKNLELIDLKDLRSVIQFLTSAEGKDELEELGGLSKATAGVILRELVNLEAQGLEKFFGEPEFDTAELLRTAPDGRGVVTCLELPTLQTKPMLFSTFLMWLLADLFEDLPEAGDLDKPKLVFFLDEAHLLFSDASKAFLDAITTTVRLIRSKGVGIFFVTQTPKDVPAAVLGQLANRIQHALRAFTPEDAKALKATVSTFPVSDYDLEETLTSAGIGEAVITVMNEKGAPTPVALTRLRAPESVMGPSTDELVKSTVAASALLTKYGTAVDNISAYEKLRGETAIAPPVDTGPAAQGQPPVPESTSQADVDAEARRIEEEILGRPSSRPAPPSFPETSSPGQRPAPEPRERSIPAGGTMMDDLAGALGGALGGGLKSMARSMGTQLGRELLRGVFGTSSRRRR, from the coding sequence ATGGCGAAGAAGACCACCGCGGAAAAAGTTGCCACCATCCAGCAGGGCTACACCCTTGAAGGTGCCACCATCGAGCTCGGCGCGGCCATCATCGACGGTGAGCTGCACAAGGATGCCCAGGTCCGGCTGCCGCTGGCCATGATGAACCGGCACGGCCTGGTGGCCGGAGCTACCGGCACCGGCAAAACCGTCACCCTGCACATGATGGCCGAGCAGCTGTCAGCTGCAGGGGTACCGGTTTTCCTGGCGGACATCAAAGGGGATCTCTCGGGCCTGGCGACGGCAGCCACCGGAAGCGGGAAACTGTCAGCCCGCACCGACAGCATCGGGCAGGTGTGGGCCGGCAGGACTTTTCCCGTCGAGTTCCTCGCCCTCGGCGGCGACGGCAACGGGATCCCCGTCCGGGCCACCGTCACCTCCTTCGGCCCCATCCTGCTGTCCCGGGTGATGGAACTCAACGACACCCAGGAATCCAGCCTTCAGCTGGTCTTCCACTTCGCGGACAAGAAGAACCTGGAACTCATTGACCTGAAGGACCTCCGCTCGGTGATCCAGTTCCTGACGTCCGCCGAGGGCAAGGACGAGCTGGAGGAACTCGGCGGCCTCTCCAAGGCCACGGCCGGGGTGATCCTGCGCGAGTTGGTGAATCTTGAAGCCCAGGGCCTGGAGAAATTCTTTGGCGAGCCGGAATTCGACACCGCGGAGCTCCTCAGGACAGCCCCTGACGGCCGCGGAGTGGTCACCTGCCTGGAGCTGCCCACGCTGCAGACCAAGCCCATGCTCTTCTCCACTTTCCTGATGTGGCTGCTGGCGGACCTTTTCGAAGACCTGCCTGAAGCCGGCGACCTGGACAAGCCCAAGCTGGTCTTCTTCCTGGACGAGGCCCACCTGTTGTTCAGCGACGCCTCCAAAGCCTTCCTGGACGCCATCACCACCACCGTCCGGCTGATCCGCTCCAAGGGGGTGGGCATCTTCTTTGTCACCCAGACTCCGAAGGACGTGCCCGCCGCCGTCCTGGGCCAGCTTGCCAACCGCATCCAGCACGCCCTCCGCGCCTTCACCCCTGAGGACGCCAAGGCCCTCAAGGCCACTGTTTCCACCTTTCCGGTCAGCGACTACGACCTTGAAGAAACCCTCACCTCTGCAGGGATCGGTGAGGCAGTCATCACCGTCATGAACGAGAAAGGCGCCCCGACGCCGGTGGCCCTGACCCGGCTGCGTGCACCCGAATCCGTGATGGGCCCGAGCACTGACGAGCTCGTCAAAAGCACGGTGGCCGCCTCTGCGCTGCTCACCAAGTACGGCACTGCTGTGGACAACATCTCTGCCTACGAAAAACTCAGGGGAGAAACAGCCATTGCCCCACCCGTGGATACAGGGCCAGCCGCGCAAGGCCAGCCGCCGGTTCCGGAGAGCACCAGCCAGGCCGACGTCGACGCCGAGGCGCGCCGGATTGAGGAGGAAATCCTGGGCCGGCCCAGCAGCCGGCCCGCACCGCCGTCGTTCCCGGAAACATCAAGCCCCGGACAACGGCCCGCTCCGGAGCCGCGCGAGCGGTCCATCCCGGCCGGCGGGACAATGATGGACGATCTGGCTGGAGCGCTGGGCGGGGCACTGGGCGGTGGCCTGAAAAGCATGGCCAGATCCATGGGCACCCAGCTCGGCCGGGAACTGTTACGGGGCGTGTTCGGAACGTCGTCCAGGCGCCGCCGATAG
- a CDS encoding LLM class flavin-dependent oxidoreductase yields MTLPLSILDLATIGKGQTAAESFAGSVAMAQRAEELGYRRIWYAEHHNMSSIASSATSVLIAHVAAHTESIRLGAGGIMLPNHSPLTIAEQFGTLETLHPGRIDLGLGRAPGSDQNTMRALRRDPMSADSFPQDVLELQGYLTGPTRIQGVEATPGKGTNVPLYILGSSLFGARLAAQLGLPYAFASHFAPNALQDAVALYRREFKPSAQLDAPHVIAGVNVIAADSASAAQETLQATKRARVSLFFGAGREFTDDEADMILDSPQGQHVAQMMTYSAVGTPDAVIEYLDEFARHSDADELIVAHQSTDLASRLQSVELLARAAGLARV; encoded by the coding sequence GTGACTCTTCCCCTCTCCATTCTTGATCTGGCAACCATCGGCAAAGGCCAGACGGCGGCGGAGAGTTTCGCGGGCAGCGTGGCCATGGCGCAGCGTGCCGAGGAGCTGGGCTACCGGCGCATCTGGTACGCCGAGCACCACAACATGTCCTCGATCGCCTCCTCCGCCACCAGCGTGCTGATCGCCCACGTGGCGGCGCACACCGAAAGCATCAGGCTGGGCGCAGGGGGCATCATGCTGCCCAACCACTCGCCGCTGACCATCGCCGAGCAGTTCGGCACCCTGGAGACGCTGCACCCCGGGCGCATCGACCTTGGCCTGGGCCGCGCCCCCGGCAGCGACCAGAACACCATGCGCGCACTGCGCCGGGACCCGATGTCCGCCGACAGCTTCCCGCAGGACGTCCTGGAACTGCAGGGCTACCTCACCGGCCCCACCCGGATCCAAGGCGTGGAAGCAACTCCCGGCAAGGGCACCAACGTGCCGCTGTACATCCTTGGCTCCTCGCTGTTCGGCGCGCGCCTTGCTGCCCAGCTGGGCCTGCCCTACGCCTTCGCCTCCCATTTCGCGCCCAACGCACTGCAGGACGCCGTGGCCCTCTACCGCCGGGAGTTCAAGCCGTCGGCCCAGTTGGATGCGCCGCATGTAATCGCCGGCGTCAACGTGATTGCTGCGGACTCGGCATCCGCCGCCCAAGAAACTCTCCAAGCCACCAAACGTGCCCGCGTTTCGCTGTTCTTCGGCGCCGGACGGGAGTTCACCGACGACGAAGCGGACATGATCCTGGACTCCCCGCAGGGGCAGCACGTGGCGCAGATGATGACGTACTCGGCCGTCGGCACCCCGGACGCCGTGATCGAGTACCTGGATGAGTTCGCCAGGCACTCCGACGCCGACGAGCTCATCGTGGCGCACCAGAGCACCGATTTGGCCTCCAGGCTGCAGTCTGTTGAGCTGCTGGCCCGGGCTGCCGGCCTGGCCCGGGTGTAG
- a CDS encoding NHL domain-containing thioredoxin family protein, whose amino-acid sequence MSETVRTHHRVRASELVGRNWLNTGGKSLDLEALRGKIVLLDFWTFCCINCLHVLDELRPLEEQYSDVLVTVGVHSPKFEHEADPVALAAAVERYEIHHPVLDDPELETWKAYTARAWPTLVVIDPEGYIVAHLSGEGHADGLAVLIPELIAEHEAKGTLHRGSGPYVAPEPTSGTLRFPGKALYLPHGRGSAAAADASGHGSWLVTDTGHHRLVELATDFKTVLATFGSGTKGHADGDAAGEGATARFNEPQGLVLLPEDVARKVGYDVVIADSVNHRLRGLSLADGKATTLAGNGVQRLLETGPARVDEDAAGFTGRLSEHPLEVSLSSPWDVVWSRKLSAVVIAMAGVHQIFSFDPLSGAVEIAAGNGLEGLLDGAAHEAWFAQPSGLAEDSDGNIWVADSETSALRKLVIDDDGTLTVESAVGKGLFDFGFRDGEASAARLQHPLGVTVLPDGSVAVADTYNGAVRRYDPAAGTVSTLARGLSEPSDVIVDHTQAAGSEPLLVVVEANQHQLVYVPIPKEAQQVDEGAVQTHRPKSPVAPGLHELTVRFTAPTGQKLDDRWGDPTQLKISSTPPELIVSGGGTSVGLLRTLELASDIPEGILHIAARAAACDGAETEDGEIPDHAACHLYQQDWGIPVLMTDDGDRELVLDLRGMD is encoded by the coding sequence ATGAGCGAAACCGTACGCACCCACCACCGGGTCCGCGCCTCCGAACTGGTGGGCCGCAACTGGCTCAACACCGGCGGCAAATCACTGGACCTGGAAGCGCTGCGCGGCAAGATCGTGCTGCTGGACTTCTGGACTTTCTGCTGCATCAACTGCCTGCACGTCCTGGATGAGCTTCGGCCCCTGGAGGAACAGTACTCGGACGTCCTGGTGACGGTGGGCGTCCACTCGCCCAAGTTTGAGCATGAAGCCGATCCGGTGGCACTTGCTGCGGCCGTGGAGCGCTACGAGATCCACCACCCCGTCCTGGATGACCCCGAGCTGGAAACCTGGAAGGCGTACACCGCCCGTGCCTGGCCCACCCTGGTGGTCATTGATCCCGAGGGCTACATCGTGGCGCACCTCTCGGGCGAGGGGCACGCCGACGGCCTGGCCGTGCTCATCCCCGAACTGATCGCCGAACACGAGGCCAAAGGGACCCTGCACCGCGGTTCCGGCCCGTACGTGGCACCGGAGCCAACCTCCGGCACCCTGCGCTTCCCGGGCAAGGCCCTCTACCTTCCGCACGGGCGCGGTTCCGCGGCTGCCGCAGACGCCTCCGGGCATGGCAGCTGGCTTGTCACGGACACCGGCCACCACCGGCTGGTGGAGCTCGCAACCGACTTCAAGACAGTACTGGCAACCTTCGGCTCCGGAACCAAGGGCCACGCCGACGGCGACGCCGCCGGTGAGGGAGCCACGGCCCGGTTCAATGAGCCGCAGGGCCTGGTCCTGCTCCCGGAGGACGTGGCACGGAAGGTGGGCTACGACGTCGTCATTGCCGACTCGGTTAACCATCGCCTCCGCGGGCTGTCCCTGGCGGACGGGAAGGCCACCACCTTGGCCGGCAACGGCGTCCAGCGGCTGCTGGAGACAGGGCCCGCCCGCGTGGATGAGGACGCTGCGGGCTTCACCGGCCGCCTCAGTGAGCACCCGCTGGAGGTTTCCCTGAGCTCGCCCTGGGACGTTGTCTGGTCCAGGAAGCTCAGCGCCGTGGTGATCGCAATGGCCGGCGTGCACCAGATCTTCAGCTTCGACCCCCTCAGCGGTGCCGTTGAAATCGCGGCCGGAAATGGCCTGGAAGGACTGCTGGACGGAGCCGCGCACGAGGCCTGGTTCGCACAGCCTTCGGGCCTTGCCGAGGACAGCGATGGCAACATCTGGGTGGCGGATTCCGAAACGTCCGCGCTCCGCAAGCTGGTGATTGACGACGACGGCACCCTGACGGTGGAGTCAGCCGTGGGCAAGGGACTGTTTGATTTCGGATTCCGGGATGGTGAGGCGTCTGCTGCCCGGCTCCAGCATCCGCTGGGGGTGACGGTTTTGCCGGACGGCTCTGTGGCCGTGGCGGATACCTACAACGGCGCAGTGCGGCGGTATGACCCGGCGGCGGGAACGGTTTCCACCCTTGCCCGTGGCCTGTCCGAACCGTCCGATGTCATAGTGGACCACACCCAGGCGGCCGGCTCCGAGCCGCTGCTGGTGGTAGTGGAGGCGAACCAGCACCAACTGGTGTACGTTCCCATCCCCAAGGAAGCTCAGCAAGTGGATGAGGGTGCGGTGCAGACCCACCGGCCCAAGAGCCCCGTAGCCCCCGGGCTGCATGAGCTGACCGTCCGCTTCACCGCTCCCACAGGCCAGAAGCTTGATGACCGCTGGGGCGATCCCACCCAGCTCAAGATCTCCTCCACGCCCCCGGAGCTCATCGTGTCCGGCGGCGGAACGTCCGTAGGCCTGCTGCGCACATTGGAGCTCGCCTCCGACATCCCTGAAGGCATCCTGCACATCGCTGCCCGCGCGGCTGCCTGTGACGGTGCCGAAACCGAGGACGGCGAGATCCCGGACCATGCTGCCTGCCACCTCTACCAGCAGGACTGGGGCATCCCCGTCCTGATGACGGACGACGGCGACAGGGAACTGGTCCTGGACCTGCGCGGCATGGACTGA
- a CDS encoding trehalase-like domain-containing protein has translation MPTPLNQTVADTALLTKSLPLGLLRAFVQSDAADDGLTPTLLAELKVLARVPGLLVACNYGGTLCDAEGISTETLPLGSAAIALRALAALPNTHAAVISGRSLRDLAAVSRLPAEVHLIGSHGAEADMGFAHTQSLATEAALQRASTALSEAVGFQKGIWIERKPVAVSVHTRPASPDVVQAVTDTAREIARAHGLFFIVDGSVLDLSVVEPSKAPALESLRSRLGASAAMYAGDAYSDELAMATLRGPDMGLRVGPGKTAAGHRLRDPESFARVLAILFELRRAWLFGEDAVGLERHSMIGNGSSTALVTPDAKICWMSHPLPDSGSLFAHILGGDAAGHFSVEPVKASQVLGQRYVDSTMIVETRWADVTVTDYLEPAPDGITSLVRVLSGTGAAKIVFAPRPDYANAPFSMEARGDEIHVVGTSDPIILLSPGVTFAITSDGRHATATASVNLQDGPIVLNMRCGDTEPQPADPGGETQRRAGVAHHSRRWVQDLELPSVKPSLVRRSALVLRALVHAPTGAVLAAPTTSLPEGIGGTRNWDYRYCWLRDGSMTVNALVDLGSTAEAAGFLDWLGRILENAPGPEWLHPLYSVTGAPLSTEAVIDSLPGYAGSRPVRIGNAADHQVQLDVFGPVADLIHALSEREGALADDHWELMVQMAAAVLARWHEADHGIWEARRAPRHHVYTKVMCWVTLDRALRTAARHGRAPEPSWAPTASLIRDEVLREGWDDSAQSYTVAYDSPDLDAAVLHIGLSGLLDVNDQRFLDTVTAVERELRVGPTVFRYRYDDGLPGLEGGFHICTTWLIEAYVAVGRIEEAWDLFDQLVNLFGPTGLLPEEYDPGTETHLGNHPQAYSHLGFIRCARILDGHQGKK, from the coding sequence ATGCCAACGCCTTTGAACCAGACCGTCGCGGACACCGCGCTGCTCACCAAATCCCTGCCGCTGGGCCTCCTGCGGGCCTTCGTGCAGTCGGACGCCGCCGACGACGGGCTGACGCCAACGCTGCTGGCCGAGCTGAAGGTGCTGGCCCGGGTGCCCGGCCTCCTCGTGGCCTGCAACTACGGCGGAACGCTGTGCGACGCGGAGGGCATCTCCACCGAAACACTTCCGCTGGGGAGCGCCGCGATTGCACTGCGGGCCCTGGCAGCCTTGCCCAATACGCATGCCGCCGTAATTTCCGGGCGCTCACTGCGTGACCTTGCCGCCGTGTCCCGGCTCCCGGCTGAAGTGCACCTCATCGGGTCCCATGGTGCGGAAGCGGACATGGGGTTCGCGCACACGCAGTCCTTGGCCACGGAAGCCGCCCTCCAAAGAGCGAGCACCGCACTGTCCGAGGCGGTGGGCTTCCAAAAGGGGATCTGGATTGAACGCAAGCCGGTGGCCGTCTCGGTGCACACCCGGCCTGCCTCGCCCGACGTCGTGCAGGCGGTCACTGACACGGCACGGGAGATCGCCCGCGCCCACGGGCTGTTCTTTATCGTGGATGGCTCGGTGCTGGACCTGTCAGTTGTGGAACCGTCGAAGGCCCCCGCGCTGGAGAGCCTGAGGTCCCGGCTGGGCGCCAGCGCGGCCATGTACGCGGGGGACGCCTACAGCGACGAACTGGCCATGGCTACGCTCCGCGGCCCGGACATGGGCCTGCGCGTGGGCCCGGGGAAGACGGCGGCCGGCCACCGGCTGCGCGACCCCGAATCCTTTGCCCGGGTGCTCGCGATCCTTTTTGAACTGCGCCGGGCCTGGCTCTTCGGTGAGGACGCCGTGGGGCTGGAGCGGCATTCAATGATTGGCAACGGGTCCTCCACCGCCCTGGTCACTCCTGACGCCAAAATCTGCTGGATGAGCCATCCGCTGCCCGATTCGGGCTCCCTGTTCGCCCACATCCTGGGTGGGGACGCCGCCGGGCATTTCTCGGTTGAACCGGTCAAGGCCTCGCAGGTGCTGGGCCAGCGCTACGTGGACAGCACCATGATCGTGGAGACCCGCTGGGCGGACGTGACCGTGACCGACTACCTCGAACCGGCGCCGGATGGCATCACCAGCCTGGTCCGTGTGCTGTCAGGCACCGGTGCGGCAAAGATCGTGTTTGCGCCGCGGCCGGACTACGCCAACGCCCCCTTCAGCATGGAGGCCCGCGGTGACGAAATCCACGTGGTGGGCACGTCTGACCCCATTATTCTCCTGTCACCCGGCGTCACGTTTGCCATAACTTCGGACGGGCGCCATGCCACCGCCACCGCATCGGTGAACCTGCAGGACGGGCCCATAGTCCTCAACATGCGCTGCGGCGACACCGAGCCGCAGCCCGCAGACCCGGGCGGCGAAACTCAACGCCGCGCCGGGGTGGCACATCACTCCCGCCGCTGGGTGCAGGACCTGGAGCTGCCCAGCGTCAAGCCCTCCCTGGTGCGCCGTTCGGCGCTGGTGCTGCGGGCCCTGGTGCACGCACCCACCGGCGCCGTGCTGGCCGCCCCCACCACGTCCCTGCCGGAAGGCATCGGCGGAACCCGCAACTGGGACTACAGATACTGCTGGCTGCGGGACGGATCCATGACCGTCAACGCGCTGGTGGATCTGGGCTCAACGGCGGAGGCCGCCGGCTTCCTCGACTGGCTGGGCCGCATCCTGGAGAACGCGCCCGGCCCGGAATGGCTGCACCCGCTTTACTCCGTGACGGGGGCGCCCTTATCCACGGAAGCCGTGATCGACAGCCTGCCCGGCTACGCCGGTTCCCGTCCGGTGCGGATCGGGAACGCCGCCGACCACCAGGTCCAGCTGGACGTTTTCGGCCCTGTCGCCGACCTCATCCACGCCCTCAGCGAGCGGGAAGGCGCGCTCGCCGATGACCACTGGGAGCTGATGGTGCAGATGGCGGCAGCCGTGCTGGCCCGCTGGCACGAGGCCGACCACGGCATCTGGGAGGCGCGGCGGGCGCCCCGCCATCACGTGTATACCAAGGTCATGTGCTGGGTGACCCTGGACCGTGCACTGCGCACGGCCGCCCGTCATGGCAGGGCGCCGGAACCGTCCTGGGCTCCCACGGCCTCCCTGATCCGGGACGAGGTCCTGCGTGAAGGCTGGGATGACTCCGCGCAGTCCTACACCGTCGCCTACGACAGCCCGGACCTGGACGCCGCCGTCCTGCACATCGGGCTCTCCGGCCTGCTGGACGTAAACGACCAGCGCTTCCTCGACACCGTCACCGCCGTCGAACGGGAACTGCGGGTAGGGCCCACAGTCTTCCGGTACAGGTACGACGACGGCCTGCCGGGCCTGGAGGGCGGCTTCCACATCTGCACCACCTGGCTCATTGAGGCGTACGTGGCGGTGGGCAGGATCGAGGAGGCCTGGGATCTTTTCGACCAGCTGGTGAACCTTTTTGGTCCCACCGGCCTGCTGCCGGAGGAATACGATCCCGGCACCGAAACGCATCTGGGGAACCATCCCCAGGCTTATTCGCACCTTGGATTCATCCGCTGTGCCAGGATCCTGGACGGGCATCAAGGCAAAAAGTAG
- a CDS encoding MFS transporter: MTAQAQGVGFRSERGPILIALMLATGLVAIDATIVATAVPSIVDDLGGFSSFPWLFSAYLLAQAVSVPIYGKLSDMVGRKPIILAGISLFLLGSVLCGIAWSMPALIAFRALQGLGAGAVLPVSITIAGDIYSLEERAKVQGYLASVWAISSVVGPSLGGIFSSLGLWRGIFLVNVPLCILAGWMLLRTLHENVQRAKHRVDYPGAVLLAGSLSLLILGALEGGQAWAWDSPLSIGAFAIGGVLLIVFVFVERRAAEPILPPWVVSRRLLASTALVSFGVGSIMIGLTSYVPTFLDGALGTSPLVAGLALAALTLGWPISASQAGKLYLRIGFKSTALIGITVTILGVAILALTAATPNVALIAVSCFVVGFGLGLVATPTLIAAQSSVPWNERGVVTSTNLFARSIGSALGVAVFGAVANALYAGTPPEAAGEHTVVVASSAVFLAVLACAVLSIGAVAAMPATSPGKAAPAKGDHVKADSVKADPGVQAEGNEGAGDAEPDAARRRTQ, translated from the coding sequence ATGACTGCCCAAGCCCAAGGAGTGGGGTTCCGATCTGAACGCGGCCCTATTCTCATTGCCCTGATGCTGGCCACCGGCCTTGTGGCCATTGACGCGACCATCGTGGCCACGGCTGTCCCCTCCATCGTGGATGACCTCGGCGGGTTCTCGTCGTTTCCGTGGCTCTTCTCCGCGTACCTGCTGGCCCAGGCCGTCTCCGTGCCCATCTACGGGAAGCTGTCCGATATGGTTGGCCGCAAGCCCATCATCCTGGCCGGAATCAGCCTCTTCCTGCTGGGCTCCGTGCTCTGCGGCATCGCCTGGAGCATGCCGGCGCTGATCGCTTTTCGCGCCCTGCAAGGCCTGGGCGCAGGGGCGGTCCTGCCCGTGTCCATCACCATCGCAGGAGACATCTACTCCCTTGAGGAACGCGCCAAGGTCCAGGGTTACCTCGCCAGCGTGTGGGCCATATCCTCGGTGGTCGGACCGAGCCTGGGCGGCATTTTCTCCTCCCTGGGCCTCTGGCGGGGGATCTTCCTTGTCAATGTTCCGCTGTGCATCCTGGCGGGCTGGATGCTGTTGCGGACCCTGCACGAGAACGTCCAGCGGGCCAAACACCGCGTGGACTATCCCGGCGCGGTCCTCCTGGCCGGTTCTCTCAGCCTGCTTATCCTTGGCGCGCTTGAAGGCGGCCAGGCGTGGGCCTGGGATTCGCCGCTGAGCATCGGTGCTTTCGCCATCGGTGGTGTCCTCCTGATCGTTTTCGTGTTCGTTGAGCGGCGCGCGGCAGAGCCCATCCTCCCGCCGTGGGTGGTGTCCCGGCGCCTGCTGGCCTCCACAGCCCTGGTTTCCTTCGGCGTGGGATCAATCATGATTGGGCTGACGTCCTATGTGCCCACTTTTTTGGACGGGGCACTGGGCACATCCCCGCTGGTGGCCGGCTTGGCTCTTGCCGCCCTTACGCTCGGCTGGCCGATCAGTGCCTCGCAGGCCGGAAAGCTCTACCTTCGGATCGGGTTTAAGTCGACGGCCCTGATCGGCATCACAGTCACCATCCTCGGTGTGGCGATCCTGGCCCTCACTGCGGCGACTCCCAACGTGGCGCTGATCGCAGTCAGCTGCTTCGTCGTCGGATTCGGCCTCGGGCTGGTGGCCACGCCCACACTGATCGCGGCCCAGTCAAGTGTTCCGTGGAACGAGCGCGGCGTGGTCACCAGCACCAACCTCTTCGCGCGCTCCATTGGCAGCGCGCTGGGTGTTGCCGTCTTCGGAGCCGTGGCCAACGCCCTTTATGCCGGCACCCCGCCCGAAGCCGCAGGCGAGCACACCGTTGTGGTCGCCTCAAGTGCTGTCTTCCTGGCAGTCCTTGCCTGCGCGGTGCTCAGCATCGGCGCGGTGGCGGCAATGCCTGCCACGTCCCCTGGCAAAGCAGCCCCTGCCAAAGGAGACCACGTCAAAGCAGACTCCGTCAAAGCAGACCCCGGAGTGCAGGCCGAGGGGAATGAGGGGGCCGGCGATGCTGAACCGGATGCGGCCAGGCGCCGCACGCAGTGA